The Osmia bicornis bicornis chromosome 12, iOsmBic2.1, whole genome shotgun sequence genome includes a region encoding these proteins:
- the LOC114871753 gene encoding protein outspread isoform X3, with protein MSGGTAGVRGTGAECRKFAPNIFNKSKCSSCFKQKEEHSAEALECNRATRKISKCGYLFVAPGWDFSNPLNRTKRWQRRWFVLYDDGELTYSVDEHPETVPQARIDMTRVLEVAAAEDITGHPYSLAITSPEGVTFVKGTCREETRWWADVLQVYSRNKGRHKRNATFPGGQTTILQVTPTIRSNTPNPPRPRFNSCRSEPRSNTWIPESSVSTDLCPSVFSSTPSLVTNSVVTTVSSGNMSNGASTESNNDRRANNSSPLRTSAPLENGGSSYLSSVSSTSPMNGNVASTVYSATSTANISTTTTNSSSLTEKPPIVPNEGRSSYRDQPASSASPPTRDKLRAEDKARRRMNQHGERTSIGSGTACSSEKLDDDACRRILLEHEREREGKLRDIAASLTQPRARRIKPRTSEPTRDVVDAANAAYQDKFIRGDPDGCGLDISGIRYSPTSELRVDLPAEDLLNIKKGWLMKQALSKEWNKHWFVLRGCGLMYYRDPCAEDKGIMDGVIDLNTVTAVTPLQVARNYGFQTVAWDDRGSTVLSAVTAGIRDSWMTAIRRAANLPDPDSNVDSLTVCQDSQQDNTPQSPTASITDRERDSVVPSTSVTPRSVLFSSDEEYRTASEGGRRESGDWSEVAVSPPLVRNGDWANGLKSSSWSDSANHEWSELPPSPPLTRTALSRVKARSRSSSRSRVYKRSRSSPPSSRRSTLDSVRSEDLMMACCELGEDEEQSNGHLQSNSCLSSGNENPLIVELLENQVSLLRGQLDQNESHPSTLLVIIERQENEIESLKSQLNAARADVANAEKELSRLRQQKAEASIREKQVEELLGTIQRTEQQRNKDMDDLEKMKKIYNRDKEVLECKLLETEAILRETSERCEMLTKELASSHRTVEHLQTEIASLSNRLSQGIEENDRLYTKVRELEEKGGLSASRERGRSFDSLSDLTNIELDLDLNSLDKERIMEEYEELRSRFEKAIQEIRAMRKELREAHAMQDALELEIFAHKQDAISVNETNQAQMQLMAARIQDLTNKLAASEKQVRTLKQKLTKAESRDKRRSLSLKGRESFQISQEMEDKLVDLENKICAIERGKSIVGTPVSTGSSSKESSPNPKKEKRRDTKNLDRSRLRRKSLDSATSSEPMKVLIRLSTLETKVANVTENMASDAEKDSSECSEVSGSSTSEVSLEIIARLRKLERVVSKSKRRLEKCLGSTQAEDKAEKCLREVNDILDSCLECKKNQASAQATESIGVVVSRLETILKDKFTELTKRRQTMAQNGQLDEREKMKLIAERVAFEFIVLRQIKRAIGRTYDRSAVLSELVETSQLASSLMRKIHGTKPKTYQNTSYIQYLTKVLANKLVLVGGVNATETSNELSAARSESFNFLLQKQREVNEIVRRYKETKLSQLAEALAVETLSMSDKEDLGKQQVSNSSKKLLEDRRIREAWALAQETVSKELVQAEVSHVIMRCGQMYEQNVTSISDVCLNFDVAENVTLESWIDASQARLRQEIELSTRELSDAYEDCLRLLKRNKSTVESKYESRQLLTDYADVIAHKALIDARIGLLQENTRQLTSFPGETFVSSLIRNDDLLSSLFADDYDFQSNPILDAEYSYLYQQFSKECEDRISGKRGSKEQLKNVGQSLLSLEDDLMELSKRVREKSCENVADNSIVWPKTITVTDWSNVCDKCSQLREQIKKLSEYMNRVTCKQCEQLQETIQRITAEHKEELESLKRNQERDLMDIKGELDNQRQSLTSQYEHEAASLREKARKLEHRLNAMDSEHSAHVNELRAAYQRSMSAELDTDAETRKRYKEEIKQLRALCEKGLLAMENSHRRIISEMEEKHRQELENLRVEKEQALSEETQATLAALDAMRKAHEHEVQKEIAKFKQEFIKQMQAREDIGVLHKEHEEEMEEIKQEILSLSAKYSSKCVESAALEEKVGSLTKQLAQAQQHIMQLDVRNKQLRAHLVLETNDGAINDTMQMLRGKENDIAEPREDIHRLQQLKVAQQRCESTALAAGGRTTTKMKSSNNTRRHSSVPTILTRPASPRNPQLSPLQS; from the exons CCGGAAACGGTACCTCAAGCGAGGATCGACATGACCCGGGTGTTAGAGGTCGCCGCTGCGGAGGACATCACTGGACATCCTTACAGCCTGGCGATCACCTCGCCGGAAGGCGTTACCTTCGTGAAAGGCACGTGCCGAGAGGAAACCAGGTGGTGGGCCGACGTGCTTCAAGTCTACTCGAGGAATAAG GGTCGGCATAAACGGAATGCCACGTTCCCTGGTGGACAGACTACCATTCTTCAGGTCACTCCAACCATCAGAA GCAATACTCCGAATCCACCGAGACCGCGTTTCAACAGCTGTCGCTCGGAGCCCCGAAGCAACACGTGGATACCGGAATCGAGCGTCTCGACGGACCTCTGTCCTTCCgttttctcctcgacgccgTCCCTGGTGACGAACAGCGTGGTAACAACGGTGAGCAGCGGGAACATGAGCAACGGTGCTAGCACAGAATCCAACAACGATCGTCGAGCGAACAATTCGTCGCCTCTGAGGACCTCTGCACCCTTGGAGAACGGTGGCTCCTCTTACCTCTCCTCCGTTTCTTCGACTTCTCCAATGAACGGAAACGTGGCCAGCACTGTTTACTCCGCCACGTCGACCGCTAATATATctaccaccaccaccaacaGCTCGTCGTTAACGGAGAAGCCTCCGATCGTTCCCAACGAGGGTAGATCCAGCTACAGGGATCAACCGGCCAGCAGCGCGTCCCCTCCGACCAGGGACAAATTGAGAGCAGAGGACAAGGCCAGGCGTAGGATGAATCAGCACGGGGAACGAACGAGTATCGGCAGCGGGACCGCCTGTTCCAGCGAGAAACTAG ACGACGACGCCTGTCGAAGAATACTTTTGGAGcacgagagggaaagagaaggaaaactGCGAGACATCGCGGCTTCTTTGACCCAGCCACGCGCGAGGAGGATCAAGCCTAGAACTTCCGAGCCGACCAGAGACGTGGTTGACGCAGCAAACGCAGCTTACCAGGATAAATTc ATCAGAGGAGATCCCGATGGATGCGGCCTAGATATTTCAGGTATCAGGTACTCTCCTACCTCTGAATTAAGGGTAGATTTACCCGCAGAGGATTTGTTGAACATCAAGAAAGGCTGGTTGATGAAGCAGGCGCTGAGCAAG GAATGGAACAAGCACTGGTTCGTATTGCGAGGCTGCGGTCTCATGTACTACCGGGATCCTTGCGCGGAAGATAAGGGTATCATGGACGGCGTGATAGATCTGAATACCGTTACCGCCGTTACGCCCCTTCAGGTCGCAAGAAATTATGGATTCCAGACTGTG GCGTGGGACGATCGAGGGTCTACCGTGCTGTCCGCGGTGACGGCTGGTATACGAGATAGCTGGATGACGGCTATTCGAAGGGCTGCCAATTTGCCTGATCCGGATAGTAACGTTGATTCCCTAACGGTTTGTCAGGACAGTCAACAGGATAACACTCCGCAGTCACCGACCGC ATCCATCACAGATCGCGAGAGGGACTCGGTCGTACCCTCGACCTCCGTCACGCCTCGTTCCGTTCTATTTTCCTCCGACGAGGAGTACAGAACGGCGTCAGAGGGTGGTAGAAGAGAGTCGGGCGACTGGTCGGAAGTGGCCGTTTCGCCGCCGTTAGTGAGGAACGGTGACTGGGCCAACGGATTAAAGAGTTCCAGCTGGTCGGATTCCGCGAACCACGAATGGTCGGAGCTGCCTCCGTCGCCACCTTTGACGAGAACCGCGTTGTCGCGGGTGAAAGCAAGATCCAGATCGAGTTCGAGGTCCAGGGTGTACAAGAGAAGTCGCAGCTCTCCACCGAGTTCCAGGAGAAGCACCTTGGACAGCGTGAGGTCGGAGGACCTGATGATGGCTTGCTGCGAACTCGGAGAAGACGAGGAGCAGAGCAACGGTCATCTGCAGAGCAACAGCTGTCTGTCGAGCGGCAACGAGAATCCTTTGATCGTCGAACTGTTGGAGAACCAGGTGTCTTTGCTACGCGGTCAGCTTGATCAGAATGAATCGCACCCAAGCACGCTACTAGTCATTATCGAGCGTCAGGAGAACGAGATCGAGAGTCTAAAATCGCAGTTGAACGCCGCGCGAGCCGACGTCGCGAACGCCGAGAAAGAGTTGTCCAGGTTGAGGCAACAGAAGGCTGAGGCCTCCATCAGGGAGAAACAGGTGGAGGAATTGTTAGGCACGATTCAGAGGACGGAACAGCAGAGGAACAAGGACATGGACGATCTggagaagatgaagaagataTACAACAGGGATAAAGAGGTGCTAGAGTGCAAGTTATTGGAGACGGAAGCAATCCTCAGGGAGACCAGCGAACGGTGTGAAATGCTGACGAAAGAACTCGCGTCCAGTCACAGGACCGTCGAGCATCTGCAGACTGAGATTGCTTCCTTGAGCAACAGACTGTCGCAAG gAATCGAGGAGAACGATCGTTTGTACACCAAGGTCAGAGAATTGGAAGAGAAGGGAGGACTATCAGCTTCGAGAGAACGAGGAAGAAGCTTCGATTCGCTCAGCGACTTGACGAACATCGAGCTGGATCTGGACTTGAATTCGTTGGATAAAGAAAG GATTATGGAAGAGTACGAGGAGCTTCGAAGTCGTTTCGAGAAGGCTATCCAAGAGATCCGGGCGATGCGCAAGGAACTTCGGGAAGCGCACGCGATGCAGGACGCATTGGAGCTGGAGATCTTTGCGCACAAACAGGACGCGATCAGCGTGAACGAGACGAATCAAGCTCAGATGCAGCTGATGGCAGCGAGGATTCAAGATCTGACGAATAAACTAGCCGCCAGTGAGAAGCAAGTGAGAACGCTGAAGCAGAAGCTGACGAAAGCCGAGAGCAGAGACAAGAGGAGATCGTTGTCGTTGAAGGGTCGCGAGTCCTTTCAGATCTCTCAAGAGATGGAGGACAAGCTGGTGGATCTGGAGAACAAAATCTGCGCGATCGAACGTGGTAAGAGCATCGTTGGCACGCCCGTGTCGACCGGTAGCAGCTCGAAGGAATCGAGTCCTAATccaaagaaagagaagaggagggACACCAAGAACCTGGATCGTAGCAGGCTACGAAGAAAGTCGTTGGATAGCGCGACCAGTTCTGAACCAATGAAAGTGTTGATCAGATTGAGCACGTTGGAAACGAAGGTGGCAAACGTGACGGAGAACATGGCCAGCGACGCGGAGAAGGATTCCAGCGAGTGCAGCGAAGTGAGCGGGTCGTCTACCAGCGAGGTATCGTTGGAGATCATCGCGAGGCTGAGGAAATTAGAGCGAGTAGTGTCAAAGTCGAAGAGGAGGCTGGAGAAGTGTTTAGGTTCGACGCAGGCGGAGGACAAAGCGGAAAAGTGTTTGCGCGAGGTGAACGACATCCTGGACTCGTGTTTAGAATGTAAGAAAAATCAAGCTAGCGCTCAAGCGACCGAGTCAATAGGCGTAGTGGTATCTAGACTAGAGACTATACTTAAAGATAAATTCACCGAACTCACGAAGAGGCGGCAGACGATGGCGCAGAACGGTCAGCTGGACGAGAGAGAGAAGATGAAGCTGATCGCCGAGAGGGTGGCGTTCGAGTTTATCGTTCTGAGGCAGATCAAACGAGCGATCGGTCGTACGTACGATAGGAGTGCCGTTCTCAGTGAATTGGTCGAAACTAGTCAGCTTGCCTCAAGCTTAATGCGTAAGATTCACGGAACTAAGCCCAAAACGTACCAAAACACCAGTTACATTCAGTATCTTACTAAAGTGTTAGCGAATAAGTTAGTACTAGTAGGCGGCGTGAACGCGACAGAAACGTCGAACGAACTTTCCGCTGCTCGTAGCGAGAGTTTCAACTTCTTGCTGCAGAAGCAACGCGAGGTGAACGAGATCGTGCGGCGATACAAAGAGACGAAACTTAGCCAGCTCGCCGAGGCTCTGGCTGTTGAAACGTTGAGCATGTCCGACAAGGAGGATCTCGGGAAACAACAGGTGAgcaattcgagtaaaaagttACTGGAAGATCGACGGATTCGCGAGGCTTGGGCATTGGCCCAAGAGACGGTTAGCAAGGAGCTCGTTCAGGCGGAAGTGTCGCACGTGATCATGCGTTGCGGTCAGATGTACGAGCAGAACGTCACCAGCATCAGCGACGTTTGCCTGAATTTCGACGTTGCGGAAAACGTCACGTTGGAGTCTTGGATAGACGCGAGCCAAGCGAGATTGCGACAAGAAATCGAGCTTTCCACCCGCGAACTATCGGACGCGTACGAAGATTGTCTTCGCTTGTTGAAGAGGAACAAGTCGACGGTAGAAAGCAAGTACGAATCGCGACAGTTGTTGACGGACTACGCGGACGTGATCGCGCACAAAGCTTTAATCGATGCCAGAATCGGCCTTCTTCAGGAGAACACCAGACAATTGACAAGCTTCCCTGGGGAGACTTTCGTATCTAGTCTAATCCGAAACGACGACCTTCTTTCCTCTCTGTTCGCGGACGATTACGATTTCCAAAGCAATCCGATTCTCGACGCCGAGTACAGTTACCTTTATCAACAATTTAGCAAGGAGTGCGAGGATAGGATATCCGGCAAGCGTGGCTCGAAGGAACAGCTGAAGAACGTCGGTCAGAGTTTGCTCAGCTTGGAGGATGATCTGATGGAGCTGAGCAAACGCGTACGAGAGAAATCGTGCGAGAACGTTGCCGATAACAGCATCGTTTGGCCAAAAACGATCACCGTCACCGATTGGTCGAACGTCTGCGACAAGTGTTCGCAGTTGCGCGAGCAAATCAAGAAGCTAAGCGAGTACATGAATCGCGTTACTTGCAAACAGTGCGAGCAGTTGCAAGAGACCATTCAGAGGATAACCGCGGAGCACAAGGAGGAACTGGAGAGCCTGAAGCGCAACCAGGAACGGGATCTGATGGACATTAAGGGAGAGCTAGACAACCAGAGGCAATCTTTAACGTCCCAATACGAGCATGAGGCTGCCAGTCTCCGAGAGAAGGCGAGAAAATTGGAACACCGATTGAACGCCATGGATTCCGAGCATTCCGCTCACGTGAACGAACTGAGGGCCGCCTATCAGAGATCCATGAGCGCGGAACTGGACACCGATGCGGAGACGAGAAAGAGATACAAGGAGGAGATCAAACAGCTGCGAGCCCTTTGCGAGAAAGGTTTGCTGGCGATGGAGAACTCTCATAGACGGATCATCTCGGAGATGGAAGAGAAACATCGACAGGAGTTGGAGAACTTGAGGGTGGAGAAGGAACAAGCTTTATCAGAGGAGACTCAGGCTACTCTGGCGGCGTTGGATGCTATGAGAAAGGCGCACGAACACGAGGTGCAGAAGGAAATAGCCAAGTTCAAGCAGGAGTTCATCAAACAGATGCAAGCACGCGAGGACATTGGCGTGCTTCATAAGGAACACGA GGAAGAAATGGAAGAAATTAAGCAGGAGATCCTTTCGTTATCAGCTAAATATTCCTCCAAGTGTGTAGAGTCTGCAGCCTTAGAAGAAAAAGTTGGTTCTCTTACAAAACAGCTTGCCCAAGCGCAACAGCACATCATGCAACTGGACGTACGAAATAAACAACTAAGGGCTCATTTGGTGCTGGAAACGAACGATGGCGCGATCAACGACACCATGCAAATGTTAAGAGGCAAGGAGAACGATATAGCTGAACCGAGAGAGGATATCCACAGACTGCAACAATTGAAG GTGGCACAGCAGAGATGCGAGTCGACAGCGCTGGCAGCCGGTGGCAGGACAAcaacaaaaatgaaaagcaGCAACAACACGCGGAGGCATTCCTCCGTGCCAACAATCCTCACGCGTCCCGCTTCACCCCGGAACCCTCAGCTCTCTCCGTTGCAG AGCTGA